A genomic region of Phragmites australis chromosome 2, lpPhrAust1.1, whole genome shotgun sequence contains the following coding sequences:
- the LOC133906362 gene encoding glycylpeptide N-tetradecanoyltransferase 1-like, translated as MGAPKQKWTSEEEEALRRGVLKHGAGKWRTIQKDPEFSPVLSSRSNIDLKDKWRNLSFSASGLGSRDKIRVPKITGPSSSSSPSSQALLFPTPNKVAEASPPVDAEKRPQDGKTPPKYGAMILEALSELNEPNGSEINAIYIFIEQRHEVQPNFRRLLSSKLRRLIESKKVEKVDKFYRLTDSFATKTPGPIKASTLKQKDPSKPSKASKNLGVFATVSPALEAAAAAAVKVADAEAKAHLAHEHMMEAERILKIAEETESLLTLAAEIYERCSSGEITTVNQVSQRDVNPYVFFSISLKSSPNPNKKILTHLCRWGFTTLTTSELRAHKEIPPLAFLSPASSPPLLPQIHQTLPPIRAQIAMAAPNSNDAPNSNASASASGAAGEEDTSIEALARRVQEHMTLASNPTARRHKFWETQPVGQFRDAVDASLPDGPIEPPTPLSEVRADTYPLPGAFEWLTCDLDDDAFLADLYSLLAHNYVEDDENMFRFNYSPAFLRWALKPPSFFRAWHIGVRAKESKKLVAFISGVPARIRAHDDVVRMAEINFLCVHKKLRSKRLAPVLIREVTRRVHQENIWQAAYTAGVVLPTPITTCRYWHRSLNPKKLIDVGFSRLGPRMTMSRTIRLYKLPDAPLTPGFRRMELRDVAAVTRLLKAYLARFVVAPDFDEVDVEHWLLPREDVVDSYLVESPETHEVTDFCSFYTLPSSVLNNANYATLKAAYSYYNVSTKTPLQQLMNDALIVAKQKNYDVFNALDVMENESFLKELKFGPGDGQLHYYLYNYRIRGGIKPSELGLVLL; from the exons ATGGGCGCGCCGAAGCAGAAGTGGacgtcggaggaggaggaggcgctgcGGCGCGGCGTGCTCAAGCACGGCGCCGGCAAGTGGCGCACCATCCAGAAGGACCCCGAGTTCAGCCCAGTTCTATCCTCCCGCTCCAACATCGACCTCAAG GACAAATGGAGGAATCTGAGTTTCAGTGCAAGTGGACTGGGTTCAAGGGATAAAATAAGGGTTCCAAAGATAACTGGACCCTCATCTTCCTCATCGCCTAGCTCACAAGCTCTGCTTTTCCCAACGCCAAATAAAGTTGCTGAAGCTTCACCACCTGTAGATGCTGAAAAAAGGCCGCAGGATGGAAAGACTCCTCCAAA GTACGGTGCCATGATCCTGGAAGCTCTTTCCGAATTGAATGAGCCAAATGGTTCAGAGATTAATGCGATTTACATCTTCATAGAG CAAAGGCATGAGGTGCAACCAAATTTTAGAAGATTGCTTAGTTCAAAGTTACGGCGGCTTATAGAATCAAAAAAAGTTGAAAAG GTCGATAAGTTCTATAGGCTCACAGATTCCTTTGCAACAAAAACTCCGGGTCCAATAAAAGCTTCAACTCTAAAGCAGAAGGATCCATCGAAGCCATCAAAGGCATCAAAGAATCTAGGGGTGTTTGCCACTGTTAGTCCCGCACTTGAGGCAGCAGCCGCAGCAGCTGTCAAAGTAGCTGATGCTGAGGCCAAAGCACACCTTGCACATGAGCATATGATGGAGGCTGAAAGGATCCTCAAGATAGCTGAAGAGACGGAGTCTCTCCTTACGCTTGCAGCAGAGATCTATGAACGAT GTTCAAGTGGAGAGATTACCACAGTAAATCAAGTGTCACAAAGGGA CGTAAATCCGTACGTTTTCTTTTCAATATCACTCAAATCATCACCAAATCCAAAT aaaaaaatattaacgCATCTTTGTCGCTGGGGCTTTACTACGCTCACGACGAGCGAGCTGCGAGCCCACAAAGAGATCCCACCCCTCGCATTCCTTTCCCCCGCGTCGTCGCCTCCTCTTCTACCCCAAATCCACCAAACCCTACCGCCGATCCGGGCCCAGATCGCCATGGCCGCGCCCAACAGCAACGACGCCCCCAACAGCAAcgccagcgccagcgccagcggcgccgccggcgaggaggaCACCTCGATCGAGGCGCTGGCGCGGCGCGTGCAGGAGCACATGACCCTCGCCTCCAACCCCACCGCCCGCCGCCACAAGTTCTGGGAGACGCAGCCCGTCGGCCAGTTCCGCGACGCCGTCGACGCGTCGCTCCCTGATGGCCCCATCGAGCCGCCCACGCCGCTCTCCGAGGTGCGCGCCGACACTTACCCTCTCCCGGGCGCCTTCGAGTGGCTCACATGCGACCTCGACGACGACGCGTTCCTCGCCGACCTCTACTCGCTGCTCGCCCACAACTACGTCGAGGACGACGAGAACATGTTCCGCTTCAACTACTCCCCCGCCTTCCTCCGCTGGGCGCTCAAGCCCCCGTCCTTCTTCCGCGCCTGGCACATCGGCGTCCGCGCCAAGGAGTCCAAGAAGCTCGTCGCCTTCATCTCGGGCGTCCCCGCGCGCATCCGCGCCCACGACGACGTCGTCCGCATGGCCGAGATCAACTTCCTCTGCGTCCACAAGAAGCTCCGATCCAAGCGGCTCGCGCCCGTGCTCATCCGCGAGGTCACCCGTCGCGTCCACCAGGAGAACATCTGGCAGGCTGCCTACACCGCGGGGGTCGTCCTCCCGACTCCCATCACCACTTGCCGCTATTGGCACAGATCCCTCAACCCCAAGAAGCTCATCGACGTCGGGTTTTCTCGTCTCGGCCCGCGCATGACCATGAGCCGCACAATACGGCTCTACAAGCTGCCTGACGCGCCGCTCACCCCTGGGTTCCGCCGTATGGAGCTTCGGGATGTCGCTGCTGTCACACGGCTGCTGAAGGCCTACCTTGCGAGGTTCGTGGTGGCGCCGGATTTCGATGAGGTGGATGTGGAGCACTGGCTGCTGCCCCGGGAGGATGTGGTGGACAGCTACCTTGTGGAGAGCCCTGAGACGCATGAGGTCACAGATTTCTGCAGCTTTTACACGCTGCCCTCATCGGTGCTGAACAATGCCAACTATGCGACACTCAAGGCTGCATACTCGTATTACAATGTTTCCACCAAAACTCCACTGCAGCAGCTGATGAATGACGCACTGATTGTTGCCAAGCAGAAGAACTATGATGTGTTCAATGCTCTCGATGTCATGGAGAACGAGTCATTCCTCAAGGAGCTCAAGTTTGGTCCTGGGGATGGGCAGCTCCACTATTACCTCTACAACTACCGTATCCGCGGTGGCATCAAGCCATCAGAGCTTGGCCTTGTGCTGCTATAG